Proteins encoded in a region of the Buchnera aphidicola (Phyllaphis fagi) genome:
- the nuoK gene encoding NADH-quinone oxidoreductase subunit NuoK, producing MISLFYALLFSSILFLIGLISLIIFRNLLFMFISLEIMMNAISLAFVFTSSYWHQVDGQIMYILSITLSAIEASISLSLLLQCYRRNNNTLNIDELSEIHE from the coding sequence ATGATCTCTTTATTTTACGCTTTATTATTCTCTTCTATATTATTTCTAATAGGTTTAATATCATTAATAATTTTTAGAAATTTATTATTTATGTTTATTAGTTTAGAAATTATGATGAATGCTATTTCTTTAGCTTTTGTATTTACAAGTAGTTATTGGCATCAAGTGGATGGACAAATAATGTATATTTTGTCTATTACTTTATCTGCTATAGAAGCTAGCATTAGTTTATCGTTATTATTGCAATGCTATCGGAGAAATAATAATACTTTAAATATTGATGAATTAAGTGAGATACATGAATGA
- the nuoG gene encoding NADH-quinone oxidoreductase subunit NuoG: protein MAIIYIDSNKYHVDSSQNVLQACLSLNIDIPYFCWHPALGSVGSCRLCTVRQYNNFHDHTGKIVMSCMLPVLNNTIISTIDVEVQKHQKGIIELLMTNHPHDCPICEEGGSCHLQDMTIMTKHNFRRYRFPKRTHRNQYLGSFISHQMNRCISCYRCVRYYKDYADGTDFGAYGISNNVYFGRFQDGSLESEYSGNLVEVCPTGVFTDKVYSKNYNRKWDLQYSPSICQHCSVGCNIMIGERYGKLNKIENRYHHDINRYFLCDLGRFGHSYVNLNNRYKQPFMNDDNGRKFLKKNNIIKLASNILKTSNRVIGIGSIRSSIENNFSLKKLVGEKNFSSGMSNIDHNCVKLIIDILKNSGIYIPTLQEIEAYDIILIIGEDITQTAAMVALSVRQASKRNSRINNVHYRNTPKWHSAAMLNISDSNKKCVYILHTHETKLDDISQFNYYGSIQEQEILALAISDKINNIKQNFNDFTVSLEKTVSIIVNALMSGKKPLIISGSHSGSLSLIQSSVNIAKGLQNIHKNVGLVLLTPSVNSIGVGLLSHMSIEVALNKCINKKVDTLIVLENNLYRNISPEIIDAVLEKVKNIIVFDHQRSKIINKSTLFFPLSNFSESSGTVINYEGRAQRFFSTFNPIIYDNSSFILEGWKWLYKIYFQTHNIQVSNSIHLDTVIQEYTKDIDIFKKIKDLAPNSDFRIYGQKIARFPHRASSRTAINTNKNIHEPKQKSDNDTMFSFSMEGNQNSEKYSKYIPFIWSPGWNSTQLWNKYELNKLNFNSGIRLFPLHNQDSKYFLNQTFNNFIINIKKKWCIIPYYLLFGSEEMSYQSPEINKKCNKIYALISIYHKKELNQKKRIEFFYSGKSFQYFIKFSEKLKNYHIGLPIGMPGLPRSLIGQRIKKIRGII, encoded by the coding sequence ATGGCTATAATATATATTGATAGCAATAAATATCATGTAGATTCATCTCAAAATGTATTACAAGCATGTTTATCGTTAAATATAGATATACCTTATTTTTGTTGGCATCCAGCATTAGGTAGTGTTGGATCATGTCGTTTATGTACTGTAAGGCAATATAATAATTTTCATGATCATACAGGTAAAATAGTTATGTCATGTATGTTACCTGTATTAAATAATACAATAATTTCTACTATTGATGTAGAAGTTCAAAAACATCAGAAAGGTATTATTGAATTATTAATGACAAATCATCCTCATGATTGTCCAATATGTGAGGAAGGTGGAAGTTGTCATTTACAAGATATGACAATTATGACAAAACATAACTTTCGTCGTTATCGATTTCCTAAACGTACACATCGAAATCAATATTTAGGAAGTTTTATATCACATCAAATGAATCGTTGTATTAGTTGTTATCGTTGTGTAAGATATTATAAAGATTATGCGGATGGTACTGATTTTGGAGCATATGGTATTAGTAATAATGTTTATTTTGGACGTTTTCAAGATGGATCATTAGAAAGTGAATATTCAGGTAATTTAGTTGAAGTATGTCCAACAGGAGTATTTACAGATAAAGTATATTCTAAAAATTATAATCGAAAATGGGATTTACAATATTCTCCTAGTATATGTCAACATTGTAGTGTTGGTTGTAATATAATGATTGGAGAAAGATATGGGAAATTAAATAAAATAGAAAATCGATATCATCATGATATTAATCGTTATTTTTTATGTGATCTAGGTCGTTTTGGACATAGTTATGTAAATCTAAATAATCGATATAAACAACCTTTTATGAATGATGATAATGGTAGAAAATTTTTAAAAAAAAATAATATTATTAAATTAGCATCAAATATATTAAAAACTTCTAATCGAGTGATTGGTATTGGATCTATTAGATCTAGTATAGAAAATAATTTTTCTTTAAAAAAATTAGTTGGAGAAAAAAATTTTTCTAGTGGTATGTCTAATATTGATCACAATTGTGTAAAATTAATTATAGATATTTTAAAAAATAGTGGAATTTATATTCCTACATTACAAGAAATAGAAGCATATGATATTATTTTAATTATAGGTGAAGATATAACACAAACCGCTGCAATGGTCGCGTTATCTGTTCGACAAGCATCAAAAAGAAATAGTCGAATTAATAATGTACATTATAGAAATACTCCGAAATGGCATAGTGCTGCTATGTTAAATATTTCTGATAGTAATAAAAAATGTGTATATATTTTACATACTCATGAAACAAAATTAGATGATATTTCTCAATTTAATTATTATGGTTCTATTCAGGAACAAGAAATATTAGCCCTTGCTATTTCAGATAAAATTAATAATATTAAACAAAATTTTAATGATTTTACTGTATCCCTGGAAAAAACAGTTTCTATTATTGTGAATGCATTAATGTCTGGTAAAAAACCATTAATTATTTCTGGTTCTCATTCTGGTAGTTTAAGTTTAATTCAATCATCGGTGAATATAGCTAAAGGATTACAAAATATACATAAAAATGTTGGATTAGTTTTATTAACTCCATCAGTTAATAGTATTGGAGTTGGGTTATTATCTCATATGTCTATAGAAGTTGCGTTAAATAAATGTATTAATAAAAAAGTCGATACATTAATTGTTTTAGAAAATAATTTATACCGTAATATATCTCCAGAGATAATAGATGCTGTTTTAGAAAAAGTAAAAAATATTATAGTTTTCGATCATCAAAGAAGTAAAATAATAAATAAAAGTACTTTATTTTTTCCATTATCTAATTTTTCTGAAAGTTCAGGTACTGTTATTAATTATGAAGGTAGGGCACAAAGGTTTTTCTCTACTTTTAATCCTATTATATATGATAATTCATCATTTATTTTAGAAGGGTGGAAGTGGTTATATAAAATTTATTTTCAAACGCATAATATTCAAGTTTCTAATTCTATTCATTTAGATACTGTTATTCAAGAATATACAAAAGATATTGATATTTTTAAAAAAATAAAAGATCTGGCTCCAAATTCAGATTTTAGAATTTATGGACAGAAGATTGCTAGGTTTCCTCATAGAGCTAGTAGTAGAACGGCTATTAATACTAATAAAAATATACATGAACCAAAGCAAAAAAGTGATAATGATACTATGTTTTCTTTTTCTATGGAAGGTAATCAAAATTCAGAAAAATATTCTAAATATATTCCTTTTATTTGGTCTCCTGGTTGGAATTCAACACAATTATGGAATAAGTATGAATTGAATAAATTAAATTTTAATTCTGGAATTCGATTATTTCCATTACATAATCAAGATTCTAAATATTTTTTAAATCAAACATTTAATAATTTTATTATAAATATAAAAAAAAAATGGTGTATTATTCCTTATTATTTATTATTTGGAAGTGAAGAAATGAGTTATCAATCTCCTGAAATAAATAAAAAATGTAATAAAATTTATGCTTTAATTAGTATATATCATAAAAAAGAATTGAATCAAAAAAAACGAATTGAATTTTTTTATTCAGGAAAATCATTTCAATATTTTATTAAATTTTCTGAAAAATTAAAAAATTATCATATAGGATTACCTATAGGTATGCCTGGTTTACCTCGTTCCTTAATAGGTCAAAGAATTAAGAAAATAAGAGGTATAATATAA
- the nuoI gene encoding NADH-quinone oxidoreductase subunit NuoI — MYLKNIILGFFTQIRSILLTARHMFEKRETRLYPDKPIYLAPRYRGRVVLTKNKNGEERCVACNLCSVVCPVGCISLQKSQTKSGRWFAKFFRINFSRCIFCGLCEEACPTSAIQLIPDFELSDFKRKNLVFEKRDLLISGPGKYPDYDFYKKSGVFTKKKEKKDNKINVTPINIKDLLP, encoded by the coding sequence ATGTATTTAAAAAATATTATTTTAGGGTTTTTTACACAAATTAGAAGTATTTTATTAACCGCTCGACATATGTTTGAAAAACGTGAAACCCGTTTATATCCAGATAAACCTATTTATCTTGCTCCGCGATATCGTGGTAGAGTTGTATTAACAAAAAATAAAAATGGTGAAGAACGTTGTGTAGCATGTAATTTATGTTCTGTTGTGTGTCCTGTAGGTTGTATATCATTACAAAAATCTCAAACAAAATCAGGTCGTTGGTTTGCAAAATTTTTTAGAATTAATTTTTCACGTTGTATTTTTTGTGGATTATGTGAAGAAGCATGTCCAACTTCTGCAATTCAATTAATACCAGATTTTGAATTAAGTGATTTTAAAAGAAAAAATTTAGTTTTTGAAAAACGTGATTTATTAATTTCTGGTCCAGGTAAATATCCAGATTATGATTTTTATAAAAAATCTGGTGTATTTACTAAGAAAAAAGAAAAAAAAGATAATAAAATTAATGTTACACCTATTAATATTAAAGATTTATTACCTTAG
- a CDS encoding NADH-quinone oxidoreductase subunit J: MELVFYFFLFLTLIFTILCVFQKNVIYSLFYLSASILSTSSIFFLLGSYFIGSLQIIIYAGAIIVLFVFSIMMFNLDEQIKKKKNNFLYWVYPIILFCIFLLLIWKKLLYFKNKYIIRSEINLKVLGINLFGPYIFVVEFSSILLLSALIIVLIITNDQKIKKISLLKNKNKD; encoded by the coding sequence ATGGAATTAGTTTTTTATTTTTTTTTATTTTTAACTTTAATATTTACTATTTTATGTGTTTTTCAAAAGAATGTAATATATTCTTTATTTTATCTTTCTGCATCTATATTATCTACATCTTCTATATTTTTTTTATTAGGATCATATTTTATAGGATCACTACAGATTATAATTTATGCTGGAGCTATTATAGTATTATTTGTTTTTTCAATTATGATGTTTAACTTAGATGAACAAATTAAAAAAAAAAAAAATAACTTTTTATATTGGGTTTATCCAATAATTTTATTTTGTATTTTTTTATTATTAATTTGGAAAAAGTTATTATATTTTAAAAATAAATATATTATTCGATCAGAAATAAATTTAAAAGTGTTAGGAATTAATTTATTTGGACCATATATTTTCGTTGTTGAATTTTCTTCAATATTATTACTATCTGCTTTAATAATAGTGTTAATTATTACAAATGATCAAAAAATAAAAAAAATATCTTTATTAAAAAATAAAAATAAGGATTAG
- the nuoH gene encoding NADH-quinone oxidoreductase subunit NuoH has product MILSLINVIQIIHCYISIIINVFFIVLFGAMLSFFERRLLGLFQNRYGPNRVGYFGLLQLFADMVKILFKEDWVPSFSRSFIFNIAPIISFIALLLVIAIIPINSHIFIINLNIGILFFLMMASFSIYSILFAGWSSNNKYALLGAIRSVAQTLSYEVFLGLSILGVVAKSESFNLIDIVNSQSITWNIIPQFFGFLTFLISGLALCHRHPFDQPEAEQELADGYHIEYSGMKFGLFFIGQYISIITVSSLITILFLGGWSGPFVVNGMWFFFKTFLCIFFFILIRASIPRPRYDQILYFGWKICLPITLLNLIITAFILLYIG; this is encoded by the coding sequence ATGATACTTTCATTAATAAATGTTATTCAAATTATCCATTGTTATATTTCAATAATAATTAATGTATTTTTTATTGTATTATTTGGTGCTATGTTGAGTTTTTTTGAGCGTCGATTATTAGGATTGTTTCAAAATAGATATGGACCTAATCGAGTTGGTTATTTTGGATTATTACAATTGTTTGCTGATATGGTGAAAATTTTATTTAAAGAAGATTGGGTTCCATCTTTTAGTAGATCTTTTATTTTTAATATAGCTCCGATTATTTCATTTATTGCATTATTACTAGTTATAGCTATTATTCCTATTAATAGTCATATTTTTATTATTAATTTAAATATAGGTATTCTTTTTTTTTTAATGATGGCTTCTTTTTCAATATATTCAATTTTATTTGCTGGTTGGTCCAGTAATAATAAATACGCTTTATTAGGTGCAATACGATCAGTGGCACAAACGTTAAGTTATGAAGTATTTTTAGGATTATCAATATTGGGTGTTGTAGCTAAATCTGAGTCTTTTAATTTAATTGATATTGTTAATTCTCAAAGTATTACTTGGAATATTATTCCTCAATTTTTTGGATTTTTAACTTTTTTAATTTCTGGTTTAGCTTTATGTCATCGTCATCCTTTTGATCAACCAGAAGCTGAACAAGAATTAGCTGATGGATATCATATTGAATATTCTGGTATGAAGTTTGGTTTATTTTTTATTGGTCAATATATTTCTATTATTACTGTATCTTCTTTAATTACAATATTATTTTTAGGTGGATGGAGTGGTCCATTTGTAGTTAATGGTATGTGGTTTTTTTTTAAAACTTTTTTATGCATATTTTTTTTTATATTAATTAGAGCTTCTATTCCTAGACCTAGGTACGATCAAATATTATATTTTGGATGGAAAATTTGTCTTCCAATTACATTGTTAAATTTAATTATTACTGCTTTTATATTATTATATATAGGTTAA